A window of the Vigna angularis cultivar LongXiaoDou No.4 chromosome 3, ASM1680809v1, whole genome shotgun sequence genome harbors these coding sequences:
- the LOC108326002 gene encoding sucrose-phosphatase 2 isoform X4, which translates to MRILQTSLIWAVQNCGTLLQIQCMDKPICADLLNRLKQVDHDDPENLALLRFNALWEAYYRHDSLLVFSTGRSPTIYGDLRKQKPLLTPDITIMSVGTEITYGESMVPDDGWKQYLDHKWDRDVVLEETTKFPELTMQSETEQRPHKISFYLEKGKAPNVVKALSKCLEKRGLDVKIIYSNGIALDVLPQAAGKGRALAFVLEKLNAGGLGPRNTLVCGDSGNDAELFTVPAVNGVLVSNAQEELLHWYTENARSNPQIVHATERCAAGIMQAIGDFSLGPNVSPRDIGDCMSSGKVLGPSHEVVMFYIFYERWRCGEVENPKQYMHNLKSVFHSTGNCVHPSGVDQSMHHVIDTFEKAFGDKKDQYYQVWVDSLSFAEVSLGSWLVKFDKWEISDYVLSSNQGISHRVV; encoded by the exons ATGAGAATACTGCAAACAAGTTTAATTTGGGCTGTGCAGAATTGTGGAACTTTATTGCAGATTCAGTGTATGGATAAACCCATTTGTGCAGATCTTTTGAATCGTTTAAAGCAG GTAGACCATGATGATCCAGAGAATCTTGCTCTTCTCAGGTTCAATGCTTTGTGGGAAGCTTATTATCGTCATGATTCTCTGCTAGTTTTCTCCACTGGGAGATCTCCTACTATTTATGGAGATTTAAGAAAACAGAAACCTTTGTTGACTCCTGATATCACTATAATGTCTGTGGGTACTGAGATTACATATGGTGAATCCATGGTACCTGATGATGGTTGGAAACAGTATCTGGATCATAAGTGGGACAGAGACGTGGTTTTGGAGGAAACAACCAAGTTTCCTGAATTAACTATGCAA TCAGAAACAGAACAACGGCCTCACAAGATCAGCTTTTATTTGGAAAAAGGGAAGGCCCCAAATGTTGTCAAAGCTCTCTCAAAATGTCTGGAGAAACGTGGG TTAgatgtgaaaataatttatagcaATGGTATTGCTTTGGATGTATTACCCCAAGCTGCTGGAAAAGGAAGGGCACTTGCTTTCGTACTTGAAAAACTAAATGCTGGTGGACTTGGACCACGCAACACTCTTGTTTGTGGTGATTCTGGAAATGATGCTGAACTGTTTACTGTGCCTGCAGTTAATGGGGTCTTG GTCAGCAATGCACAGGAAGAATTGCTTCATTGGTATACAGAAAATGCAAGGAGCAATCCCCAAATAGTTCATGCAACTGAAAGATGTGCAGCTGGCATTATGCAAGCCATCGGTGACTTCTCTCTTGGTCCGAATGTGTCTCCAAGAGATATTGGAGATTGCATGTCCAGCGGGAAAGTTCTTGGTCCTAGCCATGAAGTAGTGATGTTCTACATATTTTATGAGAGATGGAGGTGTGGTGAAGTTGAGAATCCTAAGCAGTATATGCACAATTTGAAATCAGTCTTT caTTCTACAGGAAATTGTGTCCATCCTTCAGGAGTTGACCAATCTATGCACCATGTTATAGATACCTTTGAAAAGGCTTTTGGTGACAAGAAGGACCAATACTATCAAGTGTGGGTTGACAGTTTATCTTTTGCAGAGGTTAGTTTGGGTTCGTGGCTGGTCAAATTTGACAAGTGGGAGATATCTG